TTTTTCCATAGGGGAGCTCAACAAAACTTATCGAAGCAGATACCAAGTTATACTGTTTCACTTAGGTCAAATAACCAGAAAGGTTATTTTGAAGATCAAATGATTCCTATAGATATGTTGTTTGCATCTCAAGATGAAAATATAAAAAACAATGGTATGGGTTTTAGGATTAAAAAGATATCTATAGAAGGAATCTCAGGCCATTTAGAAACAGAAGATGGAGATCTATTAGGGGATGGATATGATTTTGTCTATAAGGATGATGGCTATCCATTATTTTTTATACCAGCAGTTGATGAAGATAGTGGCCATTGTACCATTACCTTAGACACCCTATTGATAGATAAGTATGGCAATGAGGCACCTGAATCTACCCATAAATTAGCAACCTACGGGTTATACATTTGTCACAAAAAAGCTATAAAAAAATCAATCCAAGAAGAAGAAATAAAATGTTCAGAAACTTTAAAGCCATTAAGTGAAGATCATTCTATTGTTATTAACAATAGTAAACTACGCACCACTACCGTTTCATTAGAAGACAATGGTTATCCATTTCAAGATCCTGGATTTTTTGCCCAGATTTCCTGCAATAAAAATATTTCTTTAACGGTAGGAGGGAAGCATTTAACAGGCGATGAAGAATGGATTCTAGATACTTGGTATTTTAAAGGCCTGGTAGCAGGTAGCTTGTATGATGTATCAACTAATCATAAGATTACTACACCATTAAAGTTACAAGTGGGTACTATTTATATAAGCTGCCGAGCAGCTATTGAAAATCTATCTGGTAGTCCAATAGTAGTTTTAGCTATCATCCATCCAGACGGTCGAAAAAAAGAGATACAAATAGATGTTTCTAGTATCATACTGCCCATATTAGAAGCCAAACTAAATAAATATACAACATTACTTTCAGATTTAATTTACACTACAACAGACCCAGATATTAGGGATAAAACCATCAAAGCATCCAAGGAAATTATTGTTAAGATGGGATACCTACTAGGGAAAGAAGACGAAGAAGAAAAAACAAAAATAGAGTCAATCATTAAGGACTATGACACATTTTTAAAAGAAAACCAAGCTCGTTTTGAAAATGCTGTACGTGCCTCTGAAATATTATCCGTAGCAAACGCTGCCATAAGGGATAGCGTTGTTTTCGAAGAAAATAAATACATACCTGCTTGGCGTGAAGAGGACCAAAAAGAAATCACTGAGTTCCTTAATGAAGTGGAGGATAGTCCTGAATTATTTAGCCATTTATCGAAAACTATTGAAAAAATTAGGGAACAGTTAGAGACTATCGATCTCCATTTCTATAAAGATGATGAATAGCTGTCTATATCAAGGAGGTTTGTCGTCTTGAAAAGGACTAAAAAAGATGTAAGCATCACTTACATATGATCAACTCTAAAACATTAATCATCTATGGCATTACACGACAACTTAGAAGAATTAAAAGACTGGGCTAGTAGTATAACCAATACCATATTTATTATTGCGGCCACCGTTACAGGCTTGATGGTAGCAGCTAAATTCATCAATAGCAGGGATAAAAAGGAAGCGATGAGTTATGCGATTTGGTGGATAGTAGGCATTTTCTTTTTCTTTGTCTGCTCTTCTATCATTTCAGAGATTATGGATATGTTTGGTAATCAATGATGATCGTTAATAAAAGCATAGAAAAAAGAGGGATGATAGGCCCTCTTTACACCCATGAAGCATTGCTACTGGTACTCTTTAGCATGATTACTCTCTTTGGGCTAATGGTTTTAAATAAAATCTTTAAGATCAGTAAGCTATGGATGCTAACTTGTCCTGCTTTATTTTTTCTGCTATTGATACTACTCAGATATATGAGAAAAAATAAAAACCCTACCTACTTGTTTTCTTGGATGGCTTTTCATTTCAAGCAACCTAAGTATATAAACGCAAAAAACAGCAAGCTGTGTTACAAGAAAAATATATAGAAAACTATATACCCATTGTTGAGTTTCAAGATGGGTGCATCATTTTGGAAGATGGAGCAGTGGCCATAGGCTATCAATTGAATCTATTTCCGGATGAAGGGGTAGGAGAGGAGGTTTATAAAAATTGTATAGATAGCCTAGCACAAACCATTCGAAGATTTCCTATTGGAACCGTTATACAACAATTAGATAGCTATTCCAATAAAACATTTCATACAAAGATCCAAAATGGCTACAACTTTTTTCATCAAAAGCAACTAGAACATTGTAATGGACATATTTTCTTAACCCATGTAACCTATCTATTCGTCATATGTAGGCCTACTACCCATAGCATAGAGCCGCATACCACTACTTTTTCTTGTGGAAAGGGTTACTTTAAACACCCACTGTCAGAACTAAAAAAAACAATAGATCAAGTAAAAAAATGCAGCCTAGAGTTAGAATCGGCCTTTCCAGATGGTTGCCAGTATAGACAGTTGACTGCGTCAAACAATCTTAGCTTGCTCTATGCCTATTTAAACTTAGACTTTAGTGGCACCATAGATGGTTTAGAGCATGGCCTGACCAATCAAAAAGGATTTTTTAAAATTGGCAATAAGCAAGTAGCGATTGTATCAATGCAAAGCCAATCGAATAAACCTGACTACACCAGTAAAAATGGGTTAGGCAATGGGGGAGGGGTAACCGTACCTTTTACTTGGGGGTTAAGCCACTATATGAACTGCCCCCATATTGTTGTACAAGCGATTGCCATTCAAAATACAGAAGACTTTTTACAAAGCCGTTCCAAAGCATTAGAATGGAGCCAAGCGACTAAGCGCAACAACCGAGAGATTCGTAATGTAAACCAAGATATGGAAGAACTGATTGCCTTTGAAGCAGCCATTAGAGCGCAAGAAGAAATCATCGTAACCCTTAACTATCTGGTTATCCTTTATGAAGTAGATCCCAAACAGCTCGCTGACAACATCGAAAAGGTTAAAAAAGTATTTAAAAAGCTAGATATGGCCCCTTTTGTAGAGGACTATGATACGACTAATCTATATTTTTCAGCGATACCTGGTAATGGCCATCAGCTTTATAGAGGGCAACCGATGGCACTTAAAACTGCACTAAGTTATTTCAATAAGATTACCCCTAGAAAGGGTGCGGATAATGGTATACTACTAGCCAGTAGACAACAAACGCCCATCTATTATGATCCATTTAATCTCAACTTAGACAACCAAAACGCTTTTGTCTTTGGCCCTTCTGGGTCTGGTAAATCTTTTTTTAATGGCAAAATGATCAAAGATCGATTTCAATCAGGTCATATAGTCATTGTGATAGATAGTGGAGGTACCTACAGAAGGCTTTTTCAAATATTAGGCGGGAAGTATATAGAATACAATGCAGCAACACCGCTCCATTTAAATCCATTTCTGATCAAACCTGAATCAAATGGCCTATTTAAACCAGATATCAACAAGATAACTTTTCTGGTACAACTGATTGGAAAAATCTGGAAGGGAGATTTAAATACAAACCCTATGAGTGAAGTAGACAAAGCGCTACTAGCTGGATGGATTCCCGAATATTATGCCACTTTGCATAAGGAATCTGTACCGAGTCTAACTGGGTTTTATGATTATCTCAAAAAACTAGTAGATCAGAAAGACCAACAGGTTAAAAAATTAACCGATGAGGGATTGTTTCTATTTCATGAGTTTTTCATTGTACTGCATCCTTTTGCACATGGGATCTATAAAAAGCATTTTAATTCCTACGAGCAGGTCTATTTAGAAGATCACAAACTGATTTGTTTTGAGCTAGAAGCGATCAAAAATAATCCTAAACTCTATCCTCTAGTCGTACAAGTGCTATTTGAGTTTGCCTTTGAAATCGTCGCCCAATATCCTGACGTGACTAAATTTATTGATATTGAAGAAGGATGGACCATGTTGGATGATTATGCCGAAGAAAACATTGAAGCCTTTTTTAGAAAAGGCAGAAAAACCAAAACTTCCATTCGGATCATTACCCAAAACATAGATGAAATTAAAGCCTCTAAAATAGCTGGTGCCATGAAAAACAATGCCTCCACTTTTATATTGCTTTACAATGAAAAAAAATCCAGCAGGGAAGATATTGGGGACTTTATCGGAATGACCCC
The nucleotide sequence above comes from Cardinium endosymbiont of Sogatella furcifera. Encoded proteins:
- a CDS encoding VirB4 family type IV secretion system protein; the protein is MLQEKYIENYIPIVEFQDGCIILEDGAVAIGYQLNLFPDEGVGEEVYKNCIDSLAQTIRRFPIGTVIQQLDSYSNKTFHTKIQNGYNFFHQKQLEHCNGHIFLTHVTYLFVICRPTTHSIEPHTTTFSCGKGYFKHPLSELKKTIDQVKKCSLELESAFPDGCQYRQLTASNNLSLLYAYLNLDFSGTIDGLEHGLTNQKGFFKIGNKQVAIVSMQSQSNKPDYTSKNGLGNGGGVTVPFTWGLSHYMNCPHIVVQAIAIQNTEDFLQSRSKALEWSQATKRNNREIRNVNQDMEELIAFEAAIRAQEEIIVTLNYLVILYEVDPKQLADNIEKVKKVFKKLDMAPFVEDYDTTNLYFSAIPGNGHQLYRGQPMALKTALSYFNKITPRKGADNGILLASRQQTPIYYDPFNLNLDNQNAFVFGPSGSGKSFFNGKMIKDRFQSGHIVIVIDSGGTYRRLFQILGGKYIEYNAATPLHLNPFLIKPESNGLFKPDINKITFLVQLIGKIWKGDLNTNPMSEVDKALLAGWIPEYYATLHKESVPSLTGFYDYLKKLVDQKDQQVKKLTDEGLFLFHEFFIVLHPFAHGIYKKHFNSYEQVYLEDHKLICFELEAIKNNPKLYPLVVQVLFEFAFEIVAQYPDVTKFIDIEEGWTMLDDYAEENIEAFFRKGRKTKTSIRIITQNIDEIKASKIAGAMKNNASTFILLYNEKKSSREDIGDFIGMTPFEMEKYESLRRKNGSDGYREVFIKEMGDSNIWLLQTSLWEHALLTSRPDERNAITRLIQEKGDAQLGIAEWVDGQRKLQAK